Proteins found in one Novipirellula artificiosorum genomic segment:
- a CDS encoding H-X9-DG-CTERM domain-containing protein, producing the protein MPGHSPSRTMASRHQGGCHVLMGDGAVKFVTNSIDTGNLNSRPVGVTGGPLAGSESPYGLWGALGSVSAKETRSIEEL; encoded by the coding sequence ATGCCCGGTCACTCGCCGAGCCGCACGATGGCCAGTCGTCATCAAGGTGGATGCCACGTGCTGATGGGAGACGGAGCGGTGAAGTTCGTTACCAACAGTATCGATACCGGAAACCTGAATTCACGCCCCGTCGGCGTTACGGGGGGGCCACTGGCGGGTTCCGAAAGCCCATACGGACTGTGGGGCGCGCTCGGTAGTGTCTCCGCAAAGGAAACTCGTTCGATCGAAGAACTGTAG
- a CDS encoding DEAD/DEAH box helicase has product MATGTKKSSDVKQSRAKKGAKVNVFHQRLGTLTYHQAVRLLGDQGPALLRGGAQAFEVQSDRDVYLGGDLFRVRVLDEELESGLAVATMTLNSGRDKQLHLNCNQCEVPCEHLGAALDYLLEAKSVLGLAMPPDESVPLENLTIEELRQRAMADRQKRAAEETMRVRSMDTDRPWTDYVVTSERSGRSYRVALRSLAEGESYCSCPDFRTNRLGTCKHILNVQTKVKTRFSAAKLRSPYRRKRLSLRLDYGSFDGATPRGLRFNLPFKTDANMEELVGDAAQHSITDAVDAMNRLQALEGSGYDVTVFPDAEAFIQRQLTQTRVRQECDKIREDVDNHPLRTELLNAELLPYQLDGIAFATGAGRAILADDMGLGKTIQGIGVAQLLSELADISRVLVVCPASLKSQWRSEIARFSGRSSKIVLGNGEERIKQYQGDNFFTICNYEQVLRDLSAIENVPWDLIILDEGQRIKNWESKTSNVIRQLESPFRLVLSGTPLENRLGELFTVTRFVDEELLGPAYQFFNSHHVVDDRGKTLGYRQLDVLREKMQPILLRRTRTEVAKQLPERTDEIIRCEITAEQKEVHDANVRVVAQIAAKKFMTEMDRLRMQKCLLMARMSCDSTYLLDQDAAEYSSKLERLGELLEGLLEDPSRKIVLFSEWRRMLNRVEQKLDAIGCDYVRLDGQVPQKKRAELVSRFQNDPACRIINMTNAGSTGLNLQAANTVINVDLPWNPAILEQRIARAYRMGQKNPVHVYKLVTTGDTIEEGLLTTLASKQDLADASINFDSEVSEVAMQSGMEDLRRRLEVILPKPLAAPVDESQKRRVEAEAEALALSQKRQSVSQASGQLMTAALSLAGELMSGNDAKPPAEETVTKLTERLGQCVDRDEQGRPQLTICLENDEALRGLATTLARLLG; this is encoded by the coding sequence ATGGCGACTGGCACCAAGAAATCGAGTGATGTAAAGCAATCTCGTGCCAAGAAGGGGGCGAAAGTCAATGTTTTTCACCAGCGGCTGGGGACGCTGACTTATCACCAAGCGGTCAGACTGTTAGGCGACCAAGGACCAGCGTTGCTTCGCGGCGGTGCGCAGGCCTTTGAAGTGCAGTCGGATCGAGACGTTTATTTAGGCGGCGATCTGTTCCGCGTTCGCGTTCTTGATGAGGAATTGGAATCGGGGCTAGCCGTCGCGACGATGACGCTGAATTCGGGGCGAGACAAGCAGTTGCACCTCAACTGCAACCAATGCGAGGTGCCCTGCGAACACCTCGGGGCGGCCCTGGACTACTTGCTGGAAGCGAAGTCCGTGCTCGGACTTGCGATGCCACCGGATGAATCGGTACCGCTAGAAAACTTAACGATCGAGGAACTGCGGCAAAGGGCGATGGCAGATCGGCAAAAACGTGCTGCCGAAGAAACCATGCGGGTGCGCTCGATGGACACCGATCGGCCCTGGACGGACTACGTCGTGACCAGCGAGCGATCGGGACGCAGTTACCGCGTGGCACTGCGCAGCTTGGCCGAAGGTGAATCGTATTGCAGTTGTCCTGATTTTCGCACCAATCGGCTGGGTACGTGCAAGCATATTTTGAACGTTCAAACAAAAGTCAAAACGCGGTTTTCGGCTGCGAAACTTCGATCCCCCTATCGACGCAAACGATTGTCGTTGCGTTTAGACTACGGGTCATTCGATGGGGCGACGCCGCGCGGCTTGCGATTCAATTTGCCCTTCAAGACGGATGCCAACATGGAAGAGTTGGTTGGCGATGCGGCGCAGCATTCGATCACCGACGCCGTCGACGCGATGAATCGGCTGCAGGCTCTTGAAGGGTCGGGGTACGATGTAACGGTTTTTCCCGATGCCGAAGCGTTCATCCAGCGTCAGTTGACACAAACACGTGTGCGTCAAGAGTGTGACAAAATTCGTGAGGATGTTGACAATCACCCACTTCGAACGGAATTGCTCAACGCGGAGTTGTTACCGTATCAGCTTGATGGGATTGCGTTTGCCACAGGGGCGGGTCGAGCGATCCTGGCGGACGACATGGGATTGGGGAAAACGATCCAGGGTATCGGAGTGGCGCAGTTGCTCTCTGAGCTTGCCGACATTTCACGCGTGCTGGTCGTTTGCCCCGCATCGCTGAAAAGTCAATGGCGAAGCGAAATTGCTCGCTTTAGCGGACGGTCCTCAAAAATCGTATTGGGCAACGGAGAAGAACGGATCAAACAATATCAAGGCGACAACTTCTTTACGATCTGCAACTACGAACAAGTACTACGCGACTTATCGGCGATCGAAAATGTGCCTTGGGATTTGATCATCTTAGACGAAGGACAACGGATCAAGAATTGGGAATCAAAGACCAGCAACGTGATTCGCCAACTCGAAAGCCCTTTTCGTTTGGTGTTGTCCGGCACACCGCTGGAAAATCGACTTGGCGAGCTGTTCACCGTAACGCGATTTGTGGATGAAGAATTGCTCGGCCCGGCGTATCAGTTTTTCAACTCACATCATGTGGTTGACGATCGGGGCAAGACGCTTGGGTATCGGCAATTGGATGTTTTGCGCGAAAAAATGCAGCCCATTCTGCTACGGCGAACGAGGACGGAAGTCGCCAAGCAATTGCCCGAGCGAACCGACGAGATCATTCGCTGCGAAATCACGGCAGAGCAAAAGGAAGTGCACGACGCAAACGTTCGCGTCGTCGCTCAGATTGCCGCGAAGAAATTCATGACGGAGATGGATCGACTGAGGATGCAGAAGTGTTTGTTGATGGCTCGCATGTCTTGCGATAGCACCTATTTATTGGATCAAGATGCCGCCGAGTACAGCAGCAAATTGGAGCGACTAGGCGAACTCCTGGAAGGACTATTGGAGGACCCCTCACGTAAAATCGTGCTGTTTAGCGAATGGCGGCGAATGCTCAATCGCGTTGAACAAAAGCTTGATGCAATCGGCTGCGATTACGTTCGGCTCGATGGTCAGGTGCCGCAAAAGAAACGAGCAGAGTTGGTGTCGCGTTTTCAAAACGATCCAGCCTGCCGAATCATCAATATGACCAATGCGGGTTCGACGGGATTGAACCTGCAAGCGGCCAACACGGTCATCAACGTCGACTTGCCTTGGAATCCGGCAATCCTTGAACAGAGAATCGCACGAGCCTACCGGATGGGGCAGAAGAACCCCGTGCACGTCTATAAGCTCGTCACGACGGGCGACACGATCGAGGAAGGTTTGCTGACGACGCTGGCGTCGAAGCAGGACTTAGCGGACGCCTCGATCAACTTTGATAGTGAAGTCAGCGAAGTGGCGATGCAGAGCGGCATGGAAGATTTGAGGCGACGGTTGGAAGTGATCCTGCCAAAACCGCTCGCGGCACCGGTCGACGAAAGTCAAAAACGTCGTGTTGAAGCGGAAGCCGAGGCGTTGGCATTGTCACAAAAACGCCAATCGGTGTCGCAGGCTAGCGGACAATTGATGACCGCCGCGTTGTCTTTGGCGGGCGAATTGATGAGCGGCAACGATGCCAAGCCGCCTGCCGAAGAAACGGTCACCAAATTGACGGAGCGGCTGGGCCAATGTGTCGATCGCGACGAACAAGGCCGACCTCAACTCACCATTTGCCTTGAAAACGACGAGGCGTTAAGAGGCTTGGCGACCACGTTGGCACGCTTGCTAGGGTGA
- the pgm gene encoding phosphoglucomutase (alpha-D-glucose-1,6-bisphosphate-dependent) — protein MTLHKLAGQPVPDELLENIPRLISSYYTLKPDPKNPAQAVEFGTSGHRGTSTTGRFNEDHILAIAQAICEYRVSQGITGPLYLGMDTHALSEPAFVSALEVFSANGVTTMIDAGRGFTPTPVISHAILRHNRGRSDGLADGVVITPSHNPPSDGGFKYNATHGGPAGAATTTGIQNRANEILSNHMADVKRWGFADALASDVVQEYDYITPYVEDLQYVVDMNAIQAAKLRIGVDPMGGAGIAYWEPIAERYGLNIEIVNRRVDPTFSFMRVDKDGKIRMDCSSPSAMAGLIDLKDRFDIAFGNDPDYDRHGIVTPSVGLMNPNHYLAVAIGYLFQNRPHWSANVAVGKTLVSSSMIDRVAANLGRTLCEVPVGFKWFVDGLMDGSLGFGGEESAGASFLRMDGTTWTTDKDGIILDLLAAEILAKTGKDPGQHYQTLVEKFGNPVYARIDAPATPAQKNALKALNPESVRSKELAGDTIEARLTEAPGNKAAIGGLKVVTQNGWFAARPSGTEDIYKIYAESFLGVEHLVRIQTEAKQMVTDALSS, from the coding sequence ATGACACTGCACAAACTCGCGGGACAGCCGGTTCCCGACGAACTACTCGAGAACATTCCACGGCTGATTTCGTCTTATTACACCCTGAAACCCGATCCAAAGAATCCAGCTCAAGCCGTCGAGTTCGGCACTTCGGGGCACCGTGGCACTTCGACAACGGGGCGGTTCAATGAAGATCACATCCTCGCGATCGCTCAGGCAATTTGTGAGTATCGAGTGTCACAGGGAATCACCGGCCCGCTCTATCTCGGTATGGATACACATGCTTTGTCAGAACCGGCATTCGTTTCGGCTTTGGAAGTCTTTTCCGCCAACGGGGTCACCACGATGATCGATGCGGGACGTGGTTTTACTCCCACGCCCGTTATTTCGCATGCGATCCTAAGGCATAACCGAGGTCGCAGCGATGGCTTGGCCGACGGTGTTGTGATTACACCGTCACACAATCCGCCATCGGATGGCGGATTCAAATACAATGCAACCCATGGCGGACCTGCCGGCGCAGCAACGACCACCGGAATCCAGAATCGCGCGAACGAAATTCTCAGCAATCACATGGCGGATGTCAAACGCTGGGGATTTGCGGATGCGTTGGCGTCTGATGTTGTACAGGAATATGATTACATCACGCCCTACGTCGAAGACCTGCAATACGTCGTCGATATGAATGCCATTCAAGCGGCAAAGCTCAGGATTGGTGTGGATCCCATGGGCGGTGCCGGTATCGCCTATTGGGAACCGATCGCCGAGCGATACGGGCTAAACATTGAGATCGTCAATCGGCGTGTTGATCCGACGTTCTCCTTCATGCGGGTCGACAAAGATGGAAAGATCCGGATGGATTGTTCATCGCCCTCTGCGATGGCCGGGTTGATTGACCTGAAAGACCGTTTTGATATCGCCTTTGGAAATGACCCGGACTACGACCGTCACGGCATTGTGACGCCGTCGGTTGGGTTGATGAATCCGAATCATTACCTGGCCGTCGCCATCGGGTATCTGTTTCAAAACCGTCCTCACTGGAGTGCCAATGTGGCGGTTGGCAAGACGCTGGTTTCGAGTTCTATGATCGATCGTGTTGCTGCGAATCTTGGTCGAACACTCTGCGAAGTGCCGGTTGGATTCAAGTGGTTCGTCGACGGACTGATGGACGGCTCATTGGGCTTCGGAGGCGAAGAAAGCGCGGGGGCGTCCTTTTTGCGAATGGATGGAACCACTTGGACCACCGACAAGGATGGAATCATCTTGGATCTACTGGCTGCTGAGATTCTGGCCAAAACCGGCAAGGATCCGGGGCAGCATTATCAGACGCTCGTCGAAAAGTTCGGCAATCCTGTTTACGCCCGCATCGATGCCCCAGCGACCCCCGCACAGAAAAATGCCTTGAAGGCATTGAATCCTGAATCGGTTCGTTCCAAAGAATTGGCGGGTGATACAATCGAAGCGCGGCTTACCGAAGCTCCTGGTAACAAGGCTGCCATCGGCGGGCTGAAAGTTGTCACGCAGAACGGTTGGTTTGCCGCGCGACCGTCTGGAACCGAGGACATCTACAAAATCTATGCAGAGAGTTTTCTGGGGGTGGAGCATCTGGTACGGATACAAACCGAGGCGAAACAGATGGTGACCGATGCGTTGAGTAGCTGA
- a CDS encoding phospholipase D-like domain-containing protein, which produces MSIPWDDCVRWQEGLYQVRSVFTVLRLRAFVERPVPFVSWAAIGWFVVLAFNSHNDTHANHFSILSEDQAALRARVTLAENAEHEINVISFAVDGSDVPVGLLALLRQASTRGVRVRVLIDGLNLRLPSGFVKRLVEDGVEIRVFHPPFHAHPLWWNRRLHDKLFLVDRKAMVIGSRNLRDTHFGREETNFIDCDFMMAGEICNSATDYFDQLWRSPEVRCATEANTIGSDQKRDLKMGVVPWITSEAERSATYLQAMQVSMNRIGCDGSSAACDSCGCPTTSLTEVSACLVRDATGQPSNRKLQRLLCAMIDSADSSIDIESPYPIFTPETLDAIRRATDRGVKVTLLTNSLQSTDQVLVYAGYQRDKKKLLDMKVNLFEYIGQGHLHVKTVVVDQRDVLFGSSNFDSRGERFNHELCVFVSDSRVASMLKPLMNQRLEHARSVQDGSLFPEVIGDASLQRRFQMRTLQAVVPLLRHLL; this is translated from the coding sequence ATGAGCATTCCGTGGGATGATTGTGTTCGTTGGCAAGAAGGGTTGTACCAGGTGCGGAGCGTTTTCACTGTATTACGTTTGCGAGCTTTCGTCGAACGACCTGTGCCCTTCGTGAGTTGGGCAGCGATAGGTTGGTTCGTTGTTCTTGCATTCAATAGTCACAACGACACTCACGCAAACCACTTTTCGATACTCAGTGAAGACCAAGCCGCTCTGCGGGCCCGAGTCACCTTGGCCGAGAATGCCGAGCATGAAATTAACGTCATTTCATTTGCCGTAGACGGCAGTGATGTGCCCGTCGGATTACTCGCTTTACTGCGTCAAGCTTCGACCCGAGGCGTGCGTGTGCGCGTGCTGATTGATGGGCTGAACTTGCGTTTGCCATCCGGATTTGTCAAACGTTTAGTGGAGGACGGTGTAGAAATCCGCGTCTTTCACCCGCCTTTTCATGCACATCCTCTTTGGTGGAATCGTCGATTGCATGACAAGCTGTTTCTCGTCGACCGAAAAGCGATGGTGATTGGAAGCCGGAATCTGCGTGACACTCATTTCGGACGTGAGGAAACGAACTTTATCGACTGCGACTTTATGATGGCAGGCGAGATTTGCAATTCGGCTACGGACTACTTTGACCAATTATGGAGATCACCGGAAGTGCGGTGTGCCACCGAGGCCAACACCATTGGGAGTGATCAAAAAAGGGACCTAAAGATGGGAGTTGTCCCTTGGATCACCTCGGAAGCGGAACGCAGCGCGACGTACCTACAGGCGATGCAAGTATCCATGAACCGAATCGGTTGCGATGGTTCCTCCGCCGCCTGTGATTCGTGCGGCTGCCCAACCACTTCGCTCACGGAGGTTTCGGCCTGTTTGGTTCGCGACGCGACAGGGCAACCATCGAATCGGAAACTTCAGCGGCTGCTGTGTGCCATGATCGACTCGGCCGATTCATCGATCGACATCGAATCTCCCTATCCAATCTTTACACCCGAGACGTTAGACGCAATCCGACGTGCGACCGATCGCGGCGTGAAGGTAACGCTGCTCACCAACTCGTTGCAGTCTACGGATCAAGTGTTGGTGTATGCAGGATACCAACGCGACAAAAAGAAACTGTTGGACATGAAAGTCAATCTGTTTGAGTACATCGGACAGGGACATCTGCATGTGAAAACGGTTGTCGTTGATCAACGCGATGTTCTATTTGGTAGTTCAAACTTTGATTCTCGTGGTGAACGGTTCAATCATGAACTATGTGTGTTCGTCTCGGATTCGCGTGTCGCGAGCATGCTCAAGCCACTGATGAACCAGCGGCTTGAGCATGCTCGTTCCGTACAAGATGGGTCTCTATTCCCCGAAGTCATCGGTGACGCATCACTGCAGCGTCGATTCCAGATGCGAACGCTGCAAGCCGTCGTGCCCTTGCTGCGACACTTGCTATAA
- a CDS encoding nucleoside hydrolase-like domain-containing protein, protein MNRKLILCVFCILMPVQLTFAVEKTRLIIMADMGNEPDEEQQMMHMLMYSNMFDLEGLVACSGKYLHDGRDGFKGHVHPELFHKLIDGYAKVVGNLEKHAAGWPDPIYLRSIVKAGTAEYGIAAVAEGKSTDASKLVEAAILKNDPRKLYLVGNAGTNTLAQALVDLDKTRSPTQMDVLCKKLVVFENGAQDNSGAWIANKYPEIAWHRSNRQTYCYGGPGTGTNVEGPYTWEPYPRTAEGQGEWSHEHIQANHGELGRLFPDRIFKDWHFIEGGGTIPWTGLANHGLSDPEHLCWGGWSGRFSRSKHKNVWSRHAPEKADEQSYGDFYMFEADSEQEEWTDPVHSETFDNSMVPVWRFRRAMFNDFRGRMDWCVKAFDEANHNPIATVNGDKADDILHLQVSPGQTLSLDASDSSDPDGDALTFRWWVYKEAGTYDGSILITHPNHEKTELSLPTDAGGKEIHVILEVLDKNPEIGMSDYRRVVLEVM, encoded by the coding sequence ATGAATCGAAAACTGATCCTTTGTGTTTTCTGCATCCTCATGCCTGTACAGCTGACCTTTGCTGTGGAAAAGACGCGGCTCATCATCATGGCAGACATGGGAAACGAGCCTGACGAAGAGCAGCAGATGATGCACATGTTGATGTACAGCAACATGTTTGACCTGGAAGGACTTGTCGCCTGTTCGGGCAAGTACCTGCATGACGGCAGGGACGGTTTCAAGGGCCATGTCCATCCTGAATTGTTTCATAAGCTGATTGACGGCTACGCAAAGGTGGTCGGAAATCTCGAGAAACACGCCGCGGGATGGCCCGACCCGATTTACCTGCGAAGCATTGTCAAAGCCGGCACCGCTGAATATGGCATTGCAGCCGTGGCCGAAGGAAAATCAACCGATGCTTCAAAATTGGTCGAGGCGGCCATTCTCAAGAACGATCCTCGCAAGCTTTATCTGGTGGGAAATGCCGGCACCAACACGCTGGCTCAAGCTCTGGTGGATCTGGATAAGACCCGCTCGCCAACGCAAATGGATGTGTTGTGCAAGAAGCTGGTCGTGTTCGAAAACGGCGCTCAAGACAACTCGGGTGCTTGGATCGCCAACAAGTATCCTGAGATTGCCTGGCATCGAAGCAATCGACAGACCTATTGCTACGGCGGGCCCGGCACTGGGACGAACGTTGAAGGTCCTTATACATGGGAACCGTATCCACGGACAGCCGAGGGTCAAGGAGAATGGTCTCACGAACATATCCAAGCAAACCACGGAGAGCTGGGAAGGCTGTTTCCCGATCGCATTTTCAAGGATTGGCATTTCATCGAAGGAGGAGGGACGATTCCATGGACCGGCCTAGCGAACCACGGGTTATCCGATCCAGAGCACCTCTGCTGGGGCGGTTGGAGCGGACGTTTCTCTCGGTCCAAGCACAAGAACGTCTGGTCACGGCATGCACCGGAAAAAGCAGACGAACAAAGCTACGGTGATTTCTATATGTTTGAGGCCGACTCGGAGCAAGAAGAATGGACTGACCCCGTCCACAGCGAGACATTTGACAACTCCATGGTGCCGGTATGGCGTTTCCGAAGAGCAATGTTTAACGATTTTCGTGGCCGTATGGACTGGTGCGTCAAAGCGTTTGACGAAGCAAACCACAATCCCATCGCCACTGTGAATGGCGACAAGGCAGACGACATTCTCCATCTTCAAGTATCGCCAGGGCAGACACTTTCCCTCGACGCATCGGACTCATCCGACCCTGATGGTGATGCGTTGACTTTTCGATGGTGGGTTTACAAAGAGGCTGGTACCTACGATGGCAGCATCCTCATCACGCATCCTAACCACGAGAAAACGGAATTGTCCCTACCCACCGACGCGGGTGGTAAGGAGATTCATGTCATTCTGGAAGTACTGGATAAGAACCCAGAAATCGGCATGTCCGATTACCGCCGAGTCGTGCTGGAGGTGATGTGA
- a CDS encoding prolyl oligopeptidase family serine peptidase, with amino-acid sequence MITRYLFLLSIVVAASSSTLAQPPATRTSPTVDSYHGIEVQDPYRWLEDWDDAEVKRWSESQNAYTRKVLDGLPNVDAIRKRVTEIMSAQLISYREVRYVGGKYFAVKNHPPKEQPYLVTFDSLDSPESCRVLFDPNGVDTEGTTSMDWFEPSPDGRLVAISISAGGSEVGDVSVYDTTTAKKVFERVPRVNTGTAGGDLAWAPDNKGFYYTRHPRQGERPEPDLDFYQQLYFHQLGTDSAQDRFELGKDFPRIAEIEVEVHAPSGMVLCNVQNGDGGEFSHHVRMTDGRWFAFSHFGDKLVQATFEPSGTILAITRDEAPRGKIVRLRDVTLPTRSTQQLIPEAQDTIVTSFYHSPPSLVATANRIYVTYQLGGPSEIRVFDLDGTPLEKPQQLPISSVGGIEPLTDDDIVFHNHSYIEPTLWFHYQAASGETQRTKLSSRSPVDFSDVHVTREFATSKDGTQIPINILRPDSVNEAGPLVLYGYGGYAINLTPRFSAANKSLLEQGVTYAVANLRGGGEYGEDWHLAGNLTNKQNVFDDFYAAARFLIDQGYTTSDQLAIKGGSNGGLLMGATMTQHPELMKCVVSHVGIYDMLRVELSPNGSFNIPEFGTVKKRDQFMAMRAYSPYHNVTDGTKYPATIFFTGANDPRVDPMQSRKMTARLQSASPSSPPVLLRTSANSGHGGDTGLSQRIEEAVDTNAFLFHFLGVPFRSP; translated from the coding sequence ATGATCACGCGTTACCTCTTTTTGCTATCCATCGTCGTGGCGGCCAGTTCCTCCACGTTGGCACAGCCTCCGGCAACGCGGACTTCACCAACGGTGGACTCGTACCATGGCATCGAAGTTCAAGATCCTTATCGTTGGCTCGAAGATTGGGATGATGCGGAAGTCAAACGCTGGAGTGAGAGCCAGAATGCATATACTCGGAAGGTTCTTGATGGGTTGCCGAATGTCGACGCGATTCGCAAACGAGTCACCGAGATCATGTCGGCCCAGCTGATTTCCTACCGTGAAGTTCGCTACGTTGGCGGAAAGTACTTTGCCGTGAAGAACCACCCTCCCAAAGAGCAACCCTATCTGGTCACATTCGATTCGCTTGACTCACCTGAGAGTTGCCGCGTCCTATTTGATCCAAATGGGGTCGATACGGAGGGGACAACTTCGATGGATTGGTTCGAACCCTCCCCAGACGGGAGGCTCGTCGCGATCTCGATCTCGGCGGGAGGCAGCGAAGTGGGTGACGTGTCCGTGTATGACACAACCACCGCCAAGAAAGTGTTTGAACGCGTGCCACGTGTGAACACCGGTACTGCGGGTGGTGACCTCGCCTGGGCGCCCGACAACAAAGGATTCTATTACACACGTCACCCGCGACAGGGTGAGAGGCCCGAGCCGGATTTGGATTTTTACCAGCAGCTGTATTTTCATCAACTGGGCACCGACAGCGCCCAAGATCGATTTGAACTCGGCAAAGACTTTCCACGGATTGCCGAGATCGAAGTCGAAGTGCACGCCCCCTCGGGCATGGTGCTCTGTAACGTTCAGAATGGTGACGGCGGCGAGTTTTCCCATCACGTTCGAATGACCGATGGGCGATGGTTTGCATTCAGTCATTTCGGCGACAAGCTGGTCCAGGCAACCTTCGAGCCGTCAGGAACGATCCTGGCAATCACTCGCGATGAAGCTCCACGCGGGAAGATTGTTCGCCTCCGTGACGTGACGCTGCCAACACGCAGCACACAGCAATTGATCCCAGAAGCTCAGGATACCATCGTCACCAGTTTCTACCATTCACCGCCTAGTCTGGTAGCAACAGCCAATCGCATCTATGTGACCTATCAGCTTGGCGGTCCCTCGGAAATCCGAGTCTTCGACCTTGACGGGACACCGTTGGAAAAGCCTCAGCAGCTGCCGATTTCCAGCGTAGGTGGTATCGAACCGTTGACCGACGATGACATCGTGTTCCACAACCATTCTTACATCGAACCGACGCTCTGGTTTCACTACCAAGCGGCGAGCGGCGAGACCCAGAGAACCAAGCTTTCGAGTCGCTCACCGGTCGATTTTAGCGACGTTCATGTGACTCGCGAGTTTGCAACCTCCAAGGATGGAACCCAAATTCCGATTAACATTCTACGCCCCGATTCTGTTAACGAAGCTGGCCCGCTGGTGCTGTACGGTTATGGCGGGTATGCCATCAACCTGACCCCTCGCTTCAGTGCCGCAAATAAATCACTTTTGGAACAAGGCGTTACCTATGCGGTCGCCAACCTTCGTGGTGGTGGTGAGTACGGAGAAGATTGGCATCTGGCGGGAAACTTGACCAACAAGCAAAACGTATTTGATGACTTCTACGCTGCAGCGCGGTTTCTGATTGATCAGGGGTATACGACGTCGGATCAGTTGGCGATCAAGGGCGGCTCGAACGGCGGTTTGTTAATGGGGGCCACGATGACCCAGCATCCCGAGTTGATGAAGTGTGTGGTCTCGCATGTCGGCATCTACGATATGCTTCGGGTCGAATTGTCCCCGAACGGATCGTTCAATATTCCTGAGTTTGGCACCGTTAAAAAGAGAGATCAATTCATGGCGATGCGAGCTTACTCGCCGTATCACAATGTGACCGACGGCACGAAGTACCCTGCCACGATCTTCTTTACCGGCGCGAACGATCCTCGAGTCGACCCGATGCAGTCGCGAAAAATGACGGCGCGACTTCAATCGGCATCACCTTCCAGTCCTCCCGTGCTGTTGAGGACCAGTGCAAATTCGGGGCATGGCGGCGACACAGGATTATCGCAGCGGATCGAAGAAGCCGTCGATACAAACGCGTTTTTATTCCATTTCTTGGGTGTGCCGTTTCGTTCGCCGTGA
- a CDS encoding cold-shock protein translates to MAEGTIKRLTDKGFGFIDVGSDKDLFFHSSSLEGVSYDQLREGQRVTFTEARGPKGPCAENVEVG, encoded by the coding sequence ATGGCTGAAGGCACGATTAAGCGACTTACTGACAAAGGTTTTGGATTCATTGACGTTGGCAGCGATAAGGACTTGTTCTTTCATTCGTCCAGCCTTGAGGGCGTCAGCTACGACCAACTCCGGGAAGGTCAGCGAGTGACATTCACCGAAGCGCGTGGCCCCAAAGGGCCGTGTGCCGAGAACGTTGAAGTGGGGTAA